Proteins encoded in a region of the Streptomyces sp. NBC_00310 genome:
- a CDS encoding VOC family protein: protein MPVALNHTIVAAHDKQASARFLADILGLEVGPRYGPFVPVEIPNGVTLDYLDSPGPITPQHYAFLVTEDEFDEILARVRAAGLTYWADPYHRRTMEINTNDGGRGTYFDDPNGHNLEIITRPYGSGG, encoded by the coding sequence ATGCCCGTAGCGCTGAACCACACGATCGTCGCCGCACACGACAAGCAGGCGTCGGCCCGTTTCCTGGCCGACATCCTGGGGCTGGAGGTGGGTCCGCGGTACGGCCCGTTCGTCCCGGTCGAGATCCCCAACGGCGTGACCCTCGACTACCTGGACTCCCCCGGCCCCATCACGCCCCAGCACTACGCCTTCCTGGTCACGGAGGACGAGTTCGACGAGATCCTCGCCCGCGTCAGAGCGGCCGGCCTCACCTACTGGGCCGATCCGTACCACCGCCGGACCATGGAGATCAACACCAACGACGGCGGCCGCGGCACCTACTTCGACGACCCGAACGGCCACAACCTGGAGATCATCACCAGGCCGTACGGGAGCGGGGGCTGA
- a CDS encoding MBL fold metallo-hydrolase has translation MPLQKVRPGTVHRVRPDISVLADSLEVPGLGHLPVNAFVLLAAQPVVVDTGLGLPDRNFVETLSAVLDPADVRWIWLTHPDRDHTGGIFDLLAAAPEARVVTTFIGAGILSCERPLPLDRCYLLNPGETMDVGDRTLTGFRPPLFDNPATVGLFDDQSGVCFSSDCFGAPLPTADLAQADDVRGIAVDDLRTAQLLWATVDSPWVRTVDMDKYLATFQPLKDRKPDLVLSTHLPPAAGITGSLLDTLTTAPDAPPFTGPDQAALERMLAGFEPEGGGH, from the coding sequence ATGCCCCTTCAAAAGGTCCGACCGGGTACGGTCCACAGGGTCCGCCCGGACATCAGCGTTCTCGCCGACAGCCTGGAGGTCCCGGGGCTCGGGCACCTCCCGGTGAACGCCTTCGTCCTGCTGGCCGCCCAGCCGGTCGTGGTCGACACCGGCCTCGGCCTGCCCGACCGGAACTTCGTCGAGACACTCAGCGCGGTGCTGGACCCGGCGGACGTCCGCTGGATCTGGCTCACCCACCCCGACCGCGACCACACGGGCGGCATCTTCGACCTGCTGGCGGCGGCGCCCGAGGCACGCGTCGTGACGACCTTCATCGGCGCGGGGATCCTCTCCTGCGAACGCCCGCTGCCCCTGGACCGCTGCTATCTCCTGAACCCCGGCGAGACGATGGACGTGGGCGACCGCACCCTCACCGGCTTCCGCCCGCCCCTGTTCGACAACCCCGCCACGGTCGGCCTCTTCGACGACCAGTCCGGCGTCTGTTTCAGCTCCGACTGCTTCGGCGCGCCCCTGCCCACGGCCGACCTCGCCCAGGCCGACGACGTCCGCGGCATCGCCGTCGACGACCTGCGCACCGCCCAGCTCCTCTGGGCCACGGTGGACAGCCCTTGGGTGCGGACGGTCGACATGGACAAATACCTGGCGACCTTCCAGCCCCTCAAGGACCGCAAGCCCGACCTCGTCCTGTCCACCCACCTCCCCCCGGCCGCCGGCATCACCGGCTCCCTCCTCGACACCCTCACCACCGCCCCCGACGCCCCACCCTTCACGGGCCCGGACCAGGCGGCACTGGAACGGATGCTGGCGGGGTTCGAGCCGGAGGGGGGTGGCCACTGA
- a CDS encoding DUF5707 domain-containing protein, whose translation MSRRTALSVAAGVVVLGGAGALTLAYAGDQPLALAHSTARYTAPDGDRDGSFTFDTDVTASSGVKSVKVLAWPQQSSFAKNELTAKDMADADSAVCKPSGKDTVHCTYRVKVTGSDAESSPRGAWHVAVLATAQDGTTTLDTEAADFTVR comes from the coding sequence ATGTCCCGACGTACTGCTCTGTCCGTGGCCGCCGGTGTCGTTGTCCTCGGTGGCGCCGGTGCCCTCACTCTTGCCTACGCCGGGGACCAGCCGTTGGCGCTGGCGCACAGCACCGCCCGCTACACCGCTCCCGACGGCGACCGCGACGGCTCGTTCACCTTCGACACCGACGTCACGGCTTCCTCCGGTGTCAAGAGCGTGAAGGTGCTGGCATGGCCGCAGCAGTCGTCCTTCGCCAAGAACGAGCTGACCGCCAAGGACATGGCCGACGCGGACTCGGCCGTCTGCAAGCCCTCCGGAAAGGACACCGTGCACTGCACGTACCGCGTCAAGGTCACAGGTTCCGACGCTGAGTCCTCCCCGCGCGGTGCCTGGCACGTCGCTGTCCTGGCCACCGCCCAGGACGGCACCACGACCCTGGACACCGAGGCGGCAGACTTCACCGTCAGGTAA
- the msrA gene encoding peptide-methionine (S)-S-oxide reductase MsrA, whose product MAAQTQRAVLAGGCFWGMQDLIRRLPGVMATRVGYTGGDVPNATYRHHGTHAEAIEILFDPEGTDFRAILEFFFQIHDPSTKNRQGNDIGLSYRSAIYYVDDEQKRIAEDTIADVDASGLWPGKVVTEVEPVGPFWEAEPEHQDYLQRYPDGYTCHFPRPGWRLPARTEG is encoded by the coding sequence ATGGCTGCGCAGACGCAGAGGGCCGTGCTGGCGGGCGGATGCTTCTGGGGAATGCAGGACCTGATCCGCCGGCTCCCGGGAGTGATGGCGACCCGGGTCGGATACACCGGGGGTGACGTGCCGAACGCGACGTATCGTCACCATGGCACGCACGCGGAGGCCATTGAGATCCTTTTCGACCCTGAGGGAACCGACTTCCGCGCGATCTTGGAGTTCTTCTTCCAGATCCACGACCCGAGCACCAAGAACCGCCAGGGCAATGACATCGGCCTCAGCTACCGCTCGGCGATCTACTACGTGGACGACGAGCAGAAGCGGATCGCTGAGGACACGATCGCGGATGTGGACGCCTCCGGCCTGTGGCCGGGCAAGGTCGTCACCGAGGTGGAGCCGGTCGGCCCCTTCTGGGAGGCCGAGCCCGAGCATCAGGACTACCTGCAGCGCTACCCGGACGGCTACACCTGCCACTTCCCGCGCCCGGGATGGCGGTTGCCCGCCCGCACGGAGGGCTGA
- a CDS encoding M48 family metallopeptidase, translating to MGATLRALRALVLLAGFYLLGVILLAALAGADYLLYLHAPSSLAAKLYVVSVLLAIPLVRGLFMLRTPRGEEPPGLPVMEADEPELWRTVRELADAVGTRAPSRIILTADVNAAVSEDARLLGLLPGPRHLYLGVPLLQGLTEAQVRAILAHELGHYSNADTRLAAITVRGRAQVLRTIRHFEERADKTAGRERARLEKKNAKAVAKGKQAKEIDTTGAGLTYRAMARIYTGYAKLYIRATLSGSRRQEYAADTAAARIAGRDATASALREIPALDAAFGFYMNSYATLGAEARLLPPRGEFFGGYGRILSARQLELVGLRTELPTDPTSPYDSHPPIADRVARIEALPADGRADEARGAALGLLADPDRSLAALEDVVLTEDVLRFRRTGDWQELLDGSMAANLSSLDTALHRALAMYTKDHPSLPALLKVIDDGQLWQLARRLPLSDQAAEAQGRAFREFVRPALADALQGMVLAELSAHSRLRWEFSWSEPAAVRLPPAPDGTETDLGAAIDAAVADHPDTGPLRMLLPTPQGPAARETDAPR from the coding sequence ATGGGCGCGACCCTGCGCGCACTGCGCGCCCTCGTGCTGCTCGCCGGCTTCTATCTGCTCGGCGTGATCCTGCTCGCGGCGCTCGCCGGCGCCGACTACCTGCTCTACCTGCACGCTCCGTCCAGCCTCGCCGCCAAGCTGTACGTGGTCTCCGTACTGCTGGCGATCCCGCTGGTCCGCGGTCTGTTCATGCTGCGGACGCCGCGGGGCGAGGAGCCGCCGGGCCTGCCGGTGATGGAGGCCGACGAGCCCGAACTGTGGCGCACCGTAAGGGAACTGGCCGACGCGGTCGGCACCCGGGCGCCCTCCCGGATCATCCTGACGGCCGACGTCAACGCCGCCGTCAGCGAGGACGCCCGGCTGCTCGGCCTGCTGCCCGGCCCGCGCCACCTCTACCTCGGCGTACCGCTGCTGCAGGGCCTGACCGAGGCACAGGTGCGCGCGATCCTCGCCCATGAGCTGGGCCACTACTCGAACGCCGACACCCGGCTCGCCGCGATCACCGTGCGCGGCCGGGCCCAGGTACTGCGCACCATCCGGCACTTCGAGGAGCGGGCCGACAAGACCGCGGGACGCGAGCGGGCCCGGCTGGAGAAGAAGAACGCCAAGGCCGTGGCCAAGGGGAAGCAGGCCAAGGAGATCGACACGACGGGCGCGGGCCTCACGTACCGCGCGATGGCGCGGATCTACACCGGCTACGCCAAGCTGTACATCCGCGCCACGCTCTCCGGTTCGCGCCGCCAGGAGTACGCCGCCGACACCGCGGCCGCCCGGATCGCCGGACGCGACGCCACGGCGTCGGCGCTGCGCGAGATCCCGGCGCTGGACGCCGCCTTCGGTTTCTACATGAACAGCTACGCCACGCTCGGCGCCGAGGCCCGGCTGCTGCCGCCGCGCGGCGAGTTCTTCGGCGGCTACGGACGGATACTCTCCGCCCGCCAGCTCGAACTGGTCGGTCTGCGCACCGAGTTGCCCACCGACCCCACCTCGCCGTACGACTCGCACCCGCCCATCGCCGACCGCGTCGCGCGGATCGAGGCGCTGCCCGCCGACGGTCGCGCCGACGAGGCCAGGGGCGCGGCACTGGGTCTGCTCGCCGACCCGGACCGAAGCCTGGCGGCGCTGGAGGACGTGGTCCTCACCGAGGACGTGCTGCGGTTCCGGCGCACCGGTGACTGGCAGGAACTGCTCGACGGTTCGATGGCCGCGAACCTCTCCTCCCTCGACACCGCGCTGCACCGGGCGCTCGCGATGTACACCAAGGACCACCCGTCCCTGCCCGCGCTGCTGAAGGTGATCGACGACGGTCAGCTGTGGCAGCTGGCGCGGCGGCTCCCCCTGTCCGACCAGGCGGCCGAGGCGCAGGGCCGGGCCTTCCGCGAGTTCGTGCGACCCGCGCTGGCGGACGCGCTGCAGGGCATGGTGCTGGCCGAGCTGAGCGCCCACTCCCGGCTGCGCTGGGAGTTCTCCTGGTCGGAGCCGGCCGCGGTGCGTCTGCCGCCCGCGCCGGACGGCACGGAGACCGACCTCGGCGCCGCGATCGACGCGGCGGTCGCCGACCACCCGGACACCGGCCCGCTGCGCATGCTGCTGCCCACTCCCCAAGGCCCCGCCGCCCGAGAAACGGACGCACCGCGATGA
- a CDS encoding cystathionine gamma-synthase produces MSDTHTSQHFETLAIHAGNTADPLTGAVVPPIYQVSTFKQDGVGGLRGGYEYSRSANPTRTALEENLAALEGGRRGLAFASGLAAEDCLLRTLLSPGDHVVIPNDAYGGTFRLFAKVVSRWGVDWSVADTSDPSAVRAAITPKTKVVWVETPSNPLLGITDVPAVAQVTREAGAKLVVDNTFATPYLQQPLALGADVVVHSLTKYMGGHSDVVGGALIVGDQELGEELAYHQNAMGAVAGPFDSWLVLRGTKTLAVRMDRHSENATKVADMLTRHPRVSQVYYPGLPEHPGHEVAAKQMKAFGGMVSFRVAGGEEAAVEVCDRAKVFTLGESLGGVESLIEHPGRMTHASVAGSALEVPADLVRLSVGIENVDDLLEDLQQALG; encoded by the coding sequence ATGAGCGACACCCACACCAGCCAGCACTTCGAGACCCTCGCGATCCACGCGGGCAACACCGCGGATCCCCTCACCGGCGCGGTCGTCCCGCCGATCTACCAGGTCTCGACCTTCAAGCAGGACGGCGTCGGAGGCCTGCGCGGCGGTTACGAGTACAGCCGCAGCGCCAACCCCACCCGCACCGCGCTGGAGGAGAACCTCGCCGCCCTGGAGGGCGGCCGCCGCGGGCTCGCGTTCGCGTCCGGACTGGCGGCCGAGGACTGCCTGCTCCGTACGCTGCTCAGCCCCGGCGACCACGTGGTCATCCCCAACGACGCCTACGGCGGCACGTTCCGTCTCTTCGCGAAGGTCGTCTCCCGGTGGGGCGTGGACTGGTCGGTGGCCGACACCAGCGACCCCTCGGCCGTACGCGCCGCCATCACGCCCAAGACGAAGGTCGTCTGGGTGGAGACCCCCTCCAACCCGCTGCTCGGCATCACCGACGTCCCGGCCGTCGCCCAGGTCACCCGCGAGGCGGGCGCGAAGCTGGTCGTCGACAACACCTTCGCCACCCCCTACCTCCAGCAGCCGCTCGCGCTCGGCGCGGACGTCGTCGTGCACTCGCTGACCAAGTACATGGGCGGCCACTCCGACGTCGTCGGCGGCGCCCTGATCGTCGGCGACCAGGAGCTGGGCGAGGAACTGGCGTACCACCAGAACGCGATGGGCGCGGTCGCCGGGCCCTTCGACTCCTGGCTGGTGCTGCGCGGCACCAAGACGCTCGCCGTCCGGATGGACCGGCACAGCGAGAACGCCACCAAGGTCGCCGACATGCTCACCCGGCACCCGCGCGTGTCCCAGGTGTACTACCCGGGCCTGCCCGAGCACCCCGGGCACGAGGTCGCCGCCAAGCAGATGAAGGCGTTCGGCGGCATGGTGTCGTTCCGGGTCGCCGGCGGCGAGGAGGCGGCCGTCGAGGTCTGCGACCGCGCCAAGGTGTTCACCCTCGGCGAGTCCCTGGGCGGTGTCGAGTCCCTGATCGAGCACCCGGGACGCATGACGCACGCCTCGGTCGCCGGCTCCGCCCTGGAGGTACCCGCCGACCTCGTACGCCTCTCCGTGGGCATCGAGAACGTCGACGACCTCCTGGAGGACCTCCAGCAGGCCCTGGGCTAG
- a CDS encoding sigma factor-like helix-turn-helix DNA-binding protein — protein MRERHVAQGARRAREFEAFVAGAAGRLLQTATLLTAEPPDANPRARRLLTHALAHTYATWDRLRGEDPYDRTRQQLAVRFARGAWHRHAFFRPAPGGVLGILSPQERLILVLRLYEGVAEEQTAALLGLPVERVRAICLRAMATVLHPPRKAVSKKVVEVAPS, from the coding sequence GTGCGAGAACGGCATGTGGCCCAAGGCGCCCGCCGGGCCCGGGAGTTCGAGGCGTTCGTCGCGGGTGCGGCGGGCCGGCTGCTGCAGACCGCCACCCTGCTCACGGCGGAGCCGCCGGACGCCAACCCGCGCGCGCGGCGGCTGCTGACCCATGCCCTCGCCCACACCTACGCCACCTGGGACCGGCTACGCGGCGAGGACCCGTACGACCGGACCCGGCAGCAGCTGGCCGTCCGTTTCGCGCGCGGGGCCTGGCACCGCCACGCCTTCTTCCGCCCCGCGCCGGGCGGCGTCCTGGGCATCCTCAGCCCCCAGGAGCGGCTGATCCTCGTCCTGCGGCTCTACGAGGGGGTCGCCGAGGAACAGACGGCCGCGCTGCTCGGGCTGCCCGTCGAACGCGTACGGGCGATCTGTCTGCGCGCGATGGCGACGGTCCTGCATCCCCCGCGCAAGGCCGTCTCCAAGAAGGTGGTGGAGGTGGCCCCGTCATGA
- a CDS encoding MarR family winged helix-turn-helix transcriptional regulator, with protein MSMDMTTVGDNGLLDTLQHEVAVFARRAEQTRLGGVGQVRNSMDRAAYLLLNRLDKEGPMGVKALAASMGIDSSTVTRQVAPLVDTGLVKRTSHPEDGRAVVLQLSPRGLSRLEEVRSSRRQLMAELTQDWDPEEREAFCSLLTRFNTALSTRMAAAPEAPSPS; from the coding sequence ATGTCGATGGACATGACGACTGTCGGTGACAACGGTCTTCTCGACACGCTGCAGCACGAGGTCGCGGTGTTCGCACGCCGTGCCGAACAGACCCGGCTCGGCGGCGTCGGGCAGGTGCGCAACTCCATGGACCGTGCCGCGTACCTGCTGCTCAACCGCCTCGACAAGGAAGGCCCGATGGGCGTCAAGGCGCTCGCGGCGAGCATGGGGATCGACTCCTCGACGGTCACCCGTCAGGTGGCGCCGCTCGTGGACACCGGACTCGTCAAGCGCACCTCGCATCCGGAGGACGGCCGCGCGGTGGTCCTCCAGCTGTCGCCGCGAGGGCTGTCCCGCCTTGAGGAGGTACGTTCCTCCAGGCGCCAGTTGATGGCCGAGCTCACCCAGGACTGGGACCCCGAGGAGCGCGAGGCCTTCTGCTCCCTCCTCACCCGCTTCAACACGGCGCTCTCGACCCGCATGGCGGCGGCGCCGGAGGCACCGTCACCCTCCTGA
- the ilvA gene encoding threonine ammonia-lyase produces MSYSTADSFPRVTLDDVRGAQKMLTGISRVTAMEGSRHLSQLVGAPVHFKCENLQRTGSFKLRGAYVRIAGLLPEERAAGVVAASAGNHAQGVALASSLLGVRSTVFMPKGAPLPKISATEEYGAEVRLHGTVVDETLAAAQEYATETGAVFIHPFDHHDVIAGQGTVGLEILEQCPEVRTIVVGIGGGGLAAGIAVAVKSLRPDVRVIGVQAEGAAAYPPSLAAGLPVAVANPATMADGIKVGRPGDVPFGIIAELVDEVRTVSEYNLSSALLLCLERAKLVVEPAGASPVAALLRDPKSFEGPVVAVLSGGNVDPLLMQRILRHGMAASGRYLQVRLRLTDRPGALATLLAVLSEADANVLDVSHVRTDPRLGLTEVEVELHLETRGPTHCAELNLALREAGYTVID; encoded by the coding sequence ATGAGCTACAGCACGGCTGACTCCTTTCCACGGGTGACGCTCGACGACGTGCGAGGCGCGCAGAAGATGCTTACGGGCATTTCACGTGTCACCGCCATGGAGGGCAGCAGGCATTTGTCGCAGCTCGTCGGCGCGCCGGTGCACTTCAAGTGCGAGAACCTCCAGCGGACGGGTTCGTTCAAGCTGCGCGGCGCGTACGTCCGTATAGCGGGCCTGCTGCCCGAGGAGCGTGCCGCCGGTGTCGTCGCCGCGAGCGCCGGGAACCACGCCCAGGGCGTCGCCCTCGCCTCCTCGCTGCTCGGTGTGCGCTCCACGGTCTTCATGCCGAAGGGCGCCCCGCTGCCGAAGATCAGCGCCACCGAGGAGTACGGCGCCGAGGTGCGTCTGCACGGCACGGTGGTCGACGAGACGCTGGCCGCTGCCCAGGAGTACGCGACCGAGACCGGCGCGGTGTTCATCCACCCGTTCGACCACCATGACGTCATCGCAGGTCAGGGCACGGTCGGCCTGGAGATCCTGGAGCAGTGCCCCGAGGTGCGCACGATCGTGGTCGGGATCGGCGGGGGCGGGCTCGCGGCCGGCATCGCGGTCGCGGTGAAGTCGCTGCGGCCGGACGTGCGCGTCATCGGCGTCCAGGCGGAGGGCGCGGCCGCGTACCCGCCCTCGCTCGCGGCCGGGCTGCCCGTGGCCGTGGCGAACCCGGCGACGATGGCCGACGGCATCAAGGTCGGACGGCCCGGCGACGTGCCGTTCGGGATCATCGCCGAGCTGGTGGACGAGGTCCGTACGGTCTCGGAGTACAACCTCTCCAGCGCCCTGCTGCTCTGCCTGGAGCGGGCCAAGCTGGTCGTGGAACCGGCCGGAGCCAGCCCGGTCGCCGCCCTGCTGCGCGACCCGAAGTCCTTCGAGGGCCCGGTCGTCGCGGTGCTCTCCGGCGGCAACGTCGACCCGCTGCTGATGCAGCGCATCCTGCGCCACGGCATGGCCGCCAGTGGCCGCTACCTGCAGGTACGCCTCCGGCTGACCGACCGGCCGGGCGCCCTCGCGACGCTGCTGGCGGTGTTGTCGGAGGCGGACGCCAACGTCCTGGACGTGAGCCACGTACGGACCGACCCCCGGCTCGGGCTCACGGAGGTGGAGGTCGAACTGCATCTGGAGACGAGGGGGCCGACGCACTGCGCCGAGCTGAACCTCGCCCTCCGCGAGGCGGGCTACACCGTCATCGACTGA
- a CDS encoding ATP-binding cassette domain-containing protein, whose amino-acid sequence MPGAIHAEGLVKTFGDVRALDGVDLDVPEGTVLGLLGPNGAGKTTTVRCLTTLLRPDSGRAVVAGIDVLKDPDAVRRSVGLSGQFAAVDEYLTGRENLQMVGQLYQMRAKAAKVRAGELLEQFHLADAADRPARTYSGGMRRRLDLAAALVVSPPVMFMDEPTTGLDPRNRQQLWEVIKRLVSGGTTLLLTTQYLEEADHLAHDIAVVDHGRVIARGTSDQLKARTGGERVEVVVHERERIPAAVEVLTGFGKGETTVEDHTRRLTVPVAGGAKLLAEVIRELDTRGIEIDDIGLRRPTLDDVFLSLTGHLAERKDETEEHGGPADAKGRGRRTGAAR is encoded by the coding sequence ATGCCAGGCGCCATCCATGCCGAAGGCCTGGTGAAGACCTTCGGTGACGTAAGAGCCCTCGACGGCGTCGACCTCGATGTCCCCGAGGGCACCGTCCTGGGCCTGCTCGGGCCGAACGGCGCGGGCAAGACGACCACCGTCCGATGCCTCACCACCCTGCTGCGACCCGACAGCGGCAGGGCCGTCGTCGCCGGCATCGACGTGCTGAAGGACCCCGACGCCGTACGGCGCTCGGTCGGCCTCTCCGGCCAGTTCGCCGCGGTCGACGAGTATCTGACGGGCCGGGAGAACCTGCAGATGGTCGGCCAGCTGTACCAGATGCGCGCCAAGGCCGCGAAGGTGCGCGCGGGCGAGCTGCTGGAGCAGTTCCACCTCGCCGACGCCGCCGACCGCCCCGCCAGGACGTACTCCGGCGGTATGCGCCGCCGGCTCGACCTCGCGGCCGCGCTGGTGGTGTCACCGCCGGTGATGTTCATGGACGAGCCGACCACGGGACTCGATCCGCGCAACCGCCAGCAGCTGTGGGAGGTGATCAAGCGGCTGGTCTCCGGCGGCACGACCCTGCTGCTCACCACCCAGTACCTCGAGGAGGCCGACCACCTCGCGCACGACATCGCCGTGGTCGACCACGGCCGCGTCATCGCCCGCGGCACCTCCGACCAGCTCAAGGCCCGCACCGGTGGCGAGCGCGTCGAGGTCGTCGTGCACGAGCGCGAGCGCATCCCGGCCGCCGTCGAGGTGCTGACCGGCTTCGGCAAGGGCGAGACCACCGTCGAGGACCACACGCGCAGGCTCACCGTGCCCGTGGCCGGCGGTGCCAAGCTCCTCGCCGAGGTCATCCGCGAGCTGGACACCCGAGGCATCGAGATCGACGACATCGGGCTGCGCCGCCCCACCCTGGACGACGTGTTCCTCTCCCTGACGGGACACCTCGCCGAAAGGAAGGACGAGACCGAGGAGCACGGCGGGCCCGCCGACGCGAAGGGTCGCGGCCGCAGGACGGGGGCCGCGAGGTGA
- a CDS encoding ABC transporter permease, with product MSATTGAARVAPSGNPITRSVRDSLVVAKRNLIRMSRIPEMVIFGLIQPIMFVVLFTYVFGGSMNIGGTTDPGVYREFLMAGIFAQTVTFATAGAGAGIADDMHKGLIDRFRSLPMARGAVLTGRTLADLVQTTFTLAVLAVVALLVGWRTHTSFGEVLGAFGLLLLLGYAFTWVGALIGLSVSTPEAATSGGLIWLFPVTFISNAFVDSSRMTPWLQHVADWNPFSATVQACRELFGNPGVSPSDAWPMQHPVWASLIYSVLIIVIFRTLSVRKYRSAAS from the coding sequence GTGAGTGCCACCACCGGAGCCGCGCGCGTCGCACCGTCCGGCAACCCGATCACCCGGTCCGTCCGGGACTCGCTGGTCGTCGCCAAGCGCAATTTGATTCGCATGTCCCGAATTCCGGAAATGGTAATTTTCGGGCTCATCCAACCCATCATGTTCGTGGTGCTGTTCACCTATGTCTTCGGCGGTTCCATGAACATCGGCGGCACCACGGACCCCGGTGTCTATCGCGAATTCCTGATGGCCGGCATCTTCGCGCAGACCGTCACCTTCGCCACCGCGGGCGCCGGTGCGGGCATCGCCGACGACATGCACAAGGGGCTCATCGACCGCTTCCGCTCGCTGCCGATGGCGCGCGGAGCCGTGCTGACCGGGCGGACGCTCGCGGACCTGGTCCAGACGACGTTCACCCTGGCGGTGCTGGCCGTGGTCGCCCTGCTCGTCGGCTGGCGCACCCACACCAGTTTCGGCGAGGTGCTCGGCGCCTTCGGCCTGCTGCTTCTCCTCGGGTACGCGTTCACCTGGGTCGGCGCACTGATCGGCCTCTCCGTGAGCACGCCCGAGGCGGCCACCTCCGGCGGACTGATCTGGCTCTTCCCGGTCACGTTCATCTCGAACGCGTTCGTGGACTCCAGCCGGATGACGCCCTGGCTGCAGCATGTGGCCGACTGGAACCCGTTCAGTGCCACCGTCCAGGCCTGCCGCGAACTGTTCGGCAACCCGGGGGTGTCGCCGTCGGACGCCTGGCCGATGCAACACCCGGTGTGGGCCTCCCTGATCTACTCGGTCCTCATCATCGTCATATTCCGGACCCTGTCCGTACGGAAGTACCGCTCGGCGGCGTCGTGA
- the greA gene encoding transcription elongation factor GreA, whose protein sequence is MTQTSENVTWLTQEAYNQLRAELEYLSGPARTEIAAKIAAAREEGDLRENGGYHAAKEEQGKQELRVRQLTQLLENAKVGEAPASADGAVAPGMVVTIAFDGDEDDTVTFLLASREYASSDIETYSPQSPLGSGVIGKKVGQDAQYELPNGKFASVKILKAVPYQS, encoded by the coding sequence GTGACCCAGACCAGCGAGAACGTCACCTGGCTGACCCAGGAGGCGTACAACCAGCTCAGGGCCGAGCTGGAGTACCTGTCTGGTCCTGCGCGCACGGAGATCGCCGCCAAGATCGCGGCCGCGCGCGAGGAGGGCGACCTGCGCGAGAACGGCGGGTACCACGCGGCCAAGGAAGAGCAGGGCAAGCAGGAGCTCCGTGTGCGCCAGCTGACCCAGCTCCTGGAGAACGCCAAGGTCGGCGAGGCGCCGGCGTCGGCGGACGGCGCGGTGGCGCCCGGCATGGTCGTGACGATCGCCTTCGACGGCGACGAGGACGACACGGTCACCTTCCTGCTCGCCTCTCGTGAGTACGCCAGCTCGGACATCGAGACCTACTCGCCGCAGTCCCCGCTCGGCTCGGGCGTGATCGGCAAGAAGGTCGGCCAGGACGCGCAGTACGAGCTGCCGAACGGCAAGTTCGCCTCGGTGAAGATCCTCAAGGCCGTGCCCTACCAGAGCTGA
- a CDS encoding DUF4307 domain-containing protein, with product MSTASTRLPEGRYGRSADERADRKLKVIGSVLGAALLVLIGWFAYHYVAGNRISVEIYTFDTSARSVKVHLRGDKDAGVKGYCTVRSQSEDGAEVGRADFRFAADTTDIDDVVTLRTTARGTTAELLGCHVG from the coding sequence ATGAGCACGGCGAGCACGCGGCTTCCCGAGGGCCGGTACGGCCGCTCCGCGGACGAGCGTGCCGACCGCAAGCTCAAGGTCATCGGCAGCGTCCTCGGCGCGGCCCTCCTGGTCCTCATCGGCTGGTTCGCCTACCACTACGTCGCCGGCAACAGGATCAGCGTCGAGATCTACACCTTCGATACGTCGGCGCGTTCGGTGAAGGTGCACCTCAGGGGCGACAAGGACGCCGGGGTCAAGGGCTACTGCACCGTGCGCTCCCAGTCCGAGGACGGTGCCGAGGTCGGCCGCGCCGACTTCCGCTTCGCCGCCGACACCACGGACATCGACGACGTCGTCACCCTGAGGACGACCGCGCGCGGCACCACGGCCGAGCTGCTCGGCTGCCACGTCGGCTGA